From a single Silene latifolia isolate original U9 population chromosome 6, ASM4854445v1, whole genome shotgun sequence genomic region:
- the LOC141588072 gene encoding uncharacterized protein LOC141588072: MVKDGDEGPKTWEDGHNELKIEMAQMAYVLKNIASMLKAQEKKKDSDTPSESEEENEQPKRKSKNKNDDDRGLKLDIPDFDGEMDPEKFLDWVRQAERVFEYKEYDDKKQFKVAILKLTKYASLWYENLKKQRKKEGKDKIESWIKLKKHLMRRFLPRDYEQDNYLKLQSLEQGSMSVTEYIKEFEKMSIVCDLEEKEELRVARFIKGLTPAIATKVEVQNYDGFSDVCRLALKFEKHDKARKPYAYSKGQSSGINSYSRPAPSKAKETPKEEPKDKGKGVAEPKGSSLRRYFKCQGYGHIANECPQKRALTAQELYDMIPVFVTPEEETVQENVETDGEGIIYDLDPLSEEECLVLRNLHMETGSAENEQREQIFHTRCKVNRKICNLIIDSGSCANVVARDLVDELKLQTKDRAKPYKLHWLNGENGIQVKKQALVSLSLGPYTDEVWCDIIPMNACHILLGRPWQFDRKVEHDGRSKLYSVMKGKVRYNLKPMSPNKIKESKTKKGSMFMEAREVKEALARGERTYVLLVRELGSVGVCDDRGVQELLEEFRDVFPDELPDGLPPLRGIEHQIDLIPGAGLPNKPAYRCNPEEAKELQRQVQELIDRGYVQESLSPCAVPALLVPKKEGTWRMCIDSRAVNNITIKYRFPMPRLDDMLDELSGSSVFSKLDLRSGYHQMRIREGDEWKTAFKTVRGCMNGL; encoded by the coding sequence ATGGTTAAAGACGGTGATGAGGGTCCGAAAACATGGGAAGATGGTCATAACGAGCTGAAGATAGAGATGGCTCAGATGGCTTATGTGCTAAAAAACATAGCAAGCATGTTGAAGGCTCAAGAGAAGAAAAAGGATTCGGACACTCCATCCGAATCTGAAGAAGAAAACGAGCAGCCAAAGAGGAAGTCAAAGAataagaacgatgatgatcgGGGTTTAAAACTCGATATTCCAGACTTTGATGGCGAGATGGATCCGGAAAAATTTCTGGATTGGGTAAGACAAGCTGAGAGGGTTTTCGAATATAAAGAGTATGATGACaagaagcaatttaaagttgcaatcttgaagctTACAAAGTATGCATCTTTATGGTACGAAAATCTGAAAAAACAGAGGAAAAAGGAAGGCAAAGACAAGATCGAATCTTGGATCAAATTAAAGAAGCACTTGATGAGACGATTCCTGCCAAGGGATTATGAACAAGATAACTACTTAAAGCTCCAATCTTTAGAGCAAGGAAGCATGTCCGTGACTGAATATATCAAAGAATTCGAGAAGATGTCGATTGTATGCGATCTTGAGGAGAAAGAAGAGCTAAGGGTGGCGAGATTCATCAAGGGCCTAACACCCGCAATTGCAACGAAGGTAGAAGTCCAAAATTACGATGGATTTAGCGATGTTTGCAGATTGGCGTTAAAATTTGAGAAGCATGATAAGGCACGAAAACCTTATGCTTATTCCAAGGGACAAAGTTCGGGAATAAACTCGTATTCCAGGCCAGCTCCTAGCAAGGCTAAAGAAACCCCGAAAGAAGAACCCAAGGACAAAGGAAAGGGTGTTGCCGAGCCAAAAGGGAGTTCTTTGAGGCGTTATTTCAAGTGTCAAGGCTATGGTCATATAGCAAACGAATGTCCTCAGAAACGAGCCCTAACAGCTCAAGAATTGTATGATATGATTCCTGTATTTGTCACGCCAGAGGAGGAAACAGTTCAGGAGAATGTTGAAACTGATGGTGAAGGAATAATCTatgatttggatccgttgagtgaAGAGGAATGTTTAGTGCTGCGTAATTTACATATGGAGACGGGTTCAGCTGAGAATGAGCAACGAGAACAAATCTTCCACACTCGGTGCAAGGTAAAccgtaaaatttgcaatcttattATTGATAGTGGATCATGTGCTAATGTAGTAGCAAGGGACCTTGTTGATGAACTGAAATTGCAAACTAAAGACCGAGCTAAACCATATAAATTACATTGGCTGAATGGGGAGAATGGGATTCAAGTTAAGAAACAGGCCTTAGTTTCGTTGAGTTTAGGACCCTatactgatgaggtgtggtgcgatATAATTCCTATGAATGCATGCCACATTCTGTTGGGTAGGCCTTGGCAATTCGATAGAAAGGTTGAACATGACGGGAGATCCAAGTTGTATAGCGTGATGAAGGGTAAAGTGAGATACAATCTGAAACCTATGTCACCTAATAAGATTAAAGAGTCTAAAACAAAGAAGGGGAGTATGTTTATGGAGGCTCGGGAGGTTAAGGAGGCTTTAGCTCGTGGAGAACGAACTTATGTACTGCTGGTTCGTGAATTGGGGTCCGTTGGTGTGTGTGATGACCGTGGGGTACAAGAGCTGTTAGAAGAGTTCCGGGATGTGTTTCCGGATGAATTACCGGATGGGTTACCTCCTTTACGTGGTATTGAACACCAAATAGATCTGATTCCAGGAGCGGGATTGCCTAATAAGCCAGCCTATCGTTGTAATCCGGAGGAAGCAAAGGAGTTACAAAGACAAGTCCAAGAATTGATAGATAGGGGATATGTTCAAGAAAGCTTAAGTCCGTGTGCAGTGCCTGCGTTATTAGTGCCAAAGAAGGAAGGGACTTGGCGAATGTGCATTGATAGTAGAGCGGTAAACAACATTACAATCAAATATCGCTTTCCTATGCcgagacttgatgatatgcttgatGAACTTTCTGGTTCAAGTGTCTTTTCTAAACTGGATTTGAGGAGTGGTTACCATCAAATGAGGATTAGAGAAGGGGATGAATGGAAGACCGCGTTTAAAACGGTCCGgggttgtatgaatggcttgtga